The following coding sequences are from one Desulfonatronum thiodismutans window:
- a CDS encoding type II toxin-antitoxin system RelE/ParE family toxin, which yields MKIEWYWFAVEDRTSIFDYIEQDDPRSAIAVDERIMEQTAKLARFPECGRPGRFA from the coding sequence GTGAAAATCGAGTGGTACTGGTTCGCTGTCGAAGACCGGACCAGCATCTTCGACTACATCGAACAGGACGATCCTCGATCCGCCATTGCCGTGGATGAGCGGATCATGGAGCAGACGGCAAAGCTGGCTCGTTTCCCGGAATGCGGCCGTC